One region of Limnospira fusiformis SAG 85.79 genomic DNA includes:
- a CDS encoding RNA-guided endonuclease InsQ/TnpB family protein: MAKHAGYARFVFNWGLHLWRSAYEEGLKPNINSIKKVFTHYVKPQYPWMSELSSKVDQYAFINLGDAFKRFFKGISSYPKFKKKGHHDSFTLDNSGRPFNLSGTRHKLPFVGWVSTFEAQPESWVKKVTITRQAGDWYISFFVEITPEITPKYRERIGVDLGINNLATCSDGTKFSNPKAYKAATKKLARLQRHLSRKVKGSKNWAKCLLKVQKLHQRVANIRRDTIHKITTFLAKNHSQVVIEDLNVSGMLKNHCLAGSIADASFYEFRRQLGDKAERYGSKLMIADRFYPSSQLCSNCGHRQKMPLVRRTFECQNCGLKIDRDLNASINLEVRDV; this comes from the coding sequence ATGGCCAAACACGCGGGTTATGCTCGGTTCGTGTTTAATTGGGGATTACACTTATGGAGGTCAGCTTATGAAGAGGGACTCAAGCCTAATATCAACTCCATTAAAAAGGTTTTTACTCATTATGTGAAACCTCAATATCCTTGGATGTCTGAATTGTCTTCTAAAGTTGATCAATATGCCTTCATTAATCTAGGGGATGCCTTTAAGCGCTTCTTCAAGGGAATAAGCAGTTATCCTAAATTTAAGAAGAAAGGCCACCATGATAGTTTTACGCTTGACAATTCCGGAAGGCCATTCAATCTGTCAGGAACTCGCCATAAGCTGCCTTTTGTGGGCTGGGTTTCTACATTTGAGGCACAACCCGAAAGTTGGGTTAAGAAAGTCACTATAACGCGCCAAGCAGGTGACTGGTATATTAGCTTTTTCGTAGAAATCACGCCAGAAATTACACCGAAATATCGAGAGAGAATCGGGGTAGACCTAGGAATTAACAATTTGGCGACTTGCTCCGATGGGACAAAATTCTCTAATCCCAAGGCTTATAAAGCAGCGACCAAAAAACTAGCTCGATTACAACGTCATTTAAGTCGCAAAGTCAAAGGCTCGAAAAATTGGGCCAAATGTCTCTTAAAAGTTCAAAAGCTACATCAAAGAGTAGCAAACATTCGGCGGGACACGATTCATAAAATCACTACTTTTTTGGCTAAAAACCACAGCCAAGTAGTCATTGAAGATTTGAATGTGTCTGGAATGTTGAAAAATCATTGTTTGGCGGGTTCTATCGCTGATGCTTCATTTTATGAGTTCCGTCGGCAACTAGGTGACAAGGCAGAACGTTATGGTTCAAAGTTAATGATTGCGGATAGATTTTATCCATCCAGTCAACTTTGTTCTAACTGTGGCCATCGTCAAAAAATGCCCCTAGTCCGTCGGACTTTTGAATGTCAGAACTGTGGGCTGAAGATTGATAGAGATTTGAACGCCAGTATAAATTTAGAAGTGCGAGACGTTTAG
- the ndhL gene encoding NAD(P)H-quinone oxidoreductase subunit L: protein MLITLLLYVILGGTYLVVAPGALYFYLKSRWYVAGSVERLLMYFLVFFLFPGLILLSPFLNFRPQPRQIES from the coding sequence ATGCTGATTACACTGTTACTGTATGTTATTCTTGGTGGAACCTACCTGGTGGTGGCTCCTGGGGCTTTGTACTTTTACCTGAAAAGTCGCTGGTATGTAGCTGGTTCCGTAGAGCGGTTACTGATGTACTTTCTGGTTTTCTTTTTATTTCCAGGGCTGATTTTGCTGTCACCATTCCTAAATTTTCGTCCCCAACCCCGACAAATTGAAAGCTAA
- a CDS encoding DUF3007 family protein, which translates to MRRIDVIGIGIGIFVAGGLLYWVFQLSGFDSSKAGIWSQAILVGGLVLWLLTYLWRAVTQTMTYNQQLKDYEEAVIEKRIAEMTPEQLQQLQAEVEQEKQQKSVHRESGSVDEQSKS; encoded by the coding sequence ATGCGACGAATTGATGTAATTGGGATTGGGATTGGCATTTTTGTAGCCGGAGGTCTGTTGTACTGGGTTTTTCAGTTATCAGGCTTTGATAGTAGCAAGGCGGGAATTTGGAGTCAGGCGATCTTGGTGGGAGGGTTAGTCCTGTGGCTACTCACCTACCTATGGCGCGCCGTCACCCAGACCATGACCTATAATCAACAGCTCAAAGATTACGAGGAAGCGGTGATTGAGAAGCGCATAGCGGAAATGACACCGGAACAACTCCAACAACTTCAGGCTGAAGTTGAGCAAGAAAAACAGCAAAAATCTGTCCATCGGGAGTCTGGGTCTGTAGATGAGCAATCAAAAAGCTAA
- the trpA gene encoding tryptophan synthase subunit alpha, with translation MISVSECFQKLRSESPANGDRRQCALIPFITAGDPDLDTTAKALQVLDKNGADLIELGVPYSDPLADGPVIQAAATRSLNRGTRLDGVLEMLKTVSPTIKAPIILFTYYNPILYRGIPEFLAQIKDAGVKGLVVPDLPLEEAEILLYPAKEQGIELVLLVAPTSSPDRIEAIARQSQGFIYLVSVTGVTGMRSQVQTRVEDLLKQMRSLTDKPIGVGFGISQLEHAKQVRSWGADAVIVGSAFVNRLAAASPEHGLEAIATFCQSLRTAIDED, from the coding sequence ATGATCTCAGTTTCTGAATGTTTCCAAAAGTTGCGCTCTGAGAGTCCAGCTAATGGCGATCGCCGCCAATGTGCGCTGATTCCATTTATCACAGCCGGAGATCCCGATTTAGATACTACCGCTAAAGCCCTCCAGGTTTTAGATAAAAATGGAGCAGACCTGATCGAGTTAGGGGTTCCCTACTCTGACCCCTTGGCTGATGGTCCAGTTATCCAAGCTGCTGCTACCCGTTCCTTAAATCGGGGAACTCGACTAGATGGGGTTTTGGAGATGCTGAAAACTGTTAGCCCTACTATCAAGGCTCCGATTATCTTATTTACTTATTACAATCCCATTCTGTATCGGGGGATTCCTGAGTTTCTCGCACAGATTAAGGATGCTGGGGTCAAGGGGTTAGTGGTTCCAGATTTACCCCTAGAAGAGGCTGAGATTCTCCTATATCCAGCTAAGGAACAGGGGATTGAATTGGTGTTGTTGGTGGCTCCTACCAGTTCCCCCGATCGCATTGAGGCGATCGCTCGTCAGTCCCAGGGTTTTATTTACCTGGTCAGTGTTACCGGAGTTACCGGAATGCGATCGCAGGTTCAGACCCGGGTTGAGGATTTACTTAAACAAATGCGCTCTCTCACCGATAAGCCTATTGGTGTGGGGTTTGGTATTTCTCAACTCGAACACGCCAAACAAGTTCGCTCCTGGGGGGCTGATGCTGTGATTGTGGGAAGTGCTTTTGTGAATCGACTGGCGGCGGCTTCCCCAGAACATGGGTTAGAGGCGATCGCCACTTTTTGTCAGAGTTTGAGAACCGCTATTGATGAGGATTAA
- a CDS encoding aldo/keto reductase: MLTSSSRFQFTEDLNICRILNGMWQVSGYHGRIDPKVAIETMFQYHDAGYTTWDLADHYGPAEDFIGEFRRQMANSRGQEALSTIQAFTKWVPRPQKMTRNIVEKNIDISLKRMNVDCLDLLQFHWWDYRDDNYLEALRQMTILQSEGKIKHLALTNFDTEHLRVIVENGIKIVSNQVQFSLVDRRPLVAMVEFCQTHDIKLVPYGVLCGGFLSEQYLGKPEPMAMMLKTVSLKKYKNMIDAWGGWKLFQELLTVLKSIGDRHGVSIANVAVRYILEQPTVAGAMVGARLSISQHIDENARVFDFSLDESDRQQIHQVTNRGKNLFEIIGDCGDEYR; encoded by the coding sequence ATGTTAACATCATCTTCTCGATTCCAATTTACCGAAGACCTCAATATCTGTCGTATCTTAAATGGAATGTGGCAGGTTTCTGGGTATCATGGACGCATTGACCCCAAGGTGGCGATCGAAACCATGTTTCAATACCATGATGCAGGTTACACTACTTGGGATCTGGCGGATCATTATGGACCGGCGGAAGATTTCATCGGGGAATTTAGGCGACAAATGGCTAATTCTCGCGGTCAGGAAGCCTTATCAACTATTCAGGCGTTTACTAAATGGGTTCCTAGACCTCAAAAAATGACTCGCAATATTGTTGAGAAAAATATTGATATTTCTCTCAAGAGAATGAATGTGGATTGTCTGGATTTGCTTCAATTTCACTGGTGGGATTATCGCGATGATAACTATTTGGAAGCATTGCGACAGATGACTATTCTACAATCCGAGGGGAAAATTAAACATTTGGCTTTGACTAACTTTGATACTGAACATTTGCGGGTCATTGTGGAAAATGGGATTAAAATAGTCTCTAATCAGGTGCAGTTTTCCCTAGTCGATCGCCGTCCTTTGGTGGCTATGGTAGAGTTCTGTCAAACCCATGATATTAAGTTAGTTCCCTATGGGGTTCTCTGTGGTGGGTTCTTATCGGAACAGTATTTAGGGAAGCCTGAACCTATGGCTATGATGTTAAAAACTGTTAGCCTCAAAAAATATAAAAATATGATTGATGCTTGGGGAGGCTGGAAGTTATTTCAAGAGTTGCTGACTGTGTTAAAATCCATTGGCGATCGCCATGGGGTCAGTATTGCTAATGTGGCGGTTCGCTACATCCTCGAACAGCCTACGGTAGCGGGAGCCATGGTGGGAGCGCGATTAAGCATTTCTCAACATATTGATGAGAATGCTAGAGTTTTTGATTTTAGCCTAGATGAAAGCGATCGGCAGCAAATTCATCAAGTCACCAATCGAGGAAAAAACCTATTTGAAATTATTGGCGACTGCGGGGATGAGTACCGTTAA
- a CDS encoding GIY-YIG nuclease family protein, whose translation MTSSTEMIPLSGLEFIAYLDNSGKLPESLSGKIGVYAIFNQQHILQYVGYSRDIFQSIKQHLVREPEGCYWLKVQTINRPSRTLLEEIRDGWIAENGSVPPGNAEHSDRWNQPIDVKPQMTSEEVAKFDSLDEIGKDKLLKTVAKRVEANILSALEKRGLQEEIRFNPKLKTQGILDLK comes from the coding sequence ATGACTTCCTCAACTGAGATGATTCCCCTTAGCGGTCTGGAATTTATTGCTTATCTGGATAATTCCGGGAAATTACCAGAATCTTTATCAGGAAAAATCGGGGTTTATGCAATTTTTAATCAACAACATATTTTACAATATGTAGGCTATTCTCGTGATATTTTCCAAAGCATAAAACAGCATTTAGTGCGTGAACCAGAAGGGTGCTATTGGCTGAAAGTACAAACTATTAATCGCCCTAGTCGGACCCTGCTAGAGGAAATTCGCGATGGTTGGATAGCTGAAAATGGTTCGGTTCCTCCTGGTAATGCTGAACACAGCGATCGCTGGAATCAACCTATTGATGTCAAGCCACAAATGACCTCGGAGGAAGTGGCTAAGTTTGATAGTCTTGATGAAATTGGCAAGGATAAACTACTTAAAACCGTCGCCAAAAGAGTCGAGGCAAATATTTTATCTGCCTTGGAAAAACGAGGATTACAGGAAGAAATCCGCTTTAACCCTAAACTTAAAACTCAGGGTATTCTGGATTTAAAGTGA
- a CDS encoding dynamin-like GTPase family protein: MSVNIPQCQNLDQQVNSVIKLLLQESSLRSQDLSAVRTSLEKAISPRFEIVFAGAFSAGKSMLINALLGRELLYSAQGHATGTICYIEYAATPSDEKVVLTFLSEVEIREQVHELCQTLGLSTPGNLHEIEEAKGLQEAAKTLYEQEGGESRNQRAKRAKALEQLLAGFVANRDKINAHNNTILSMGELADNGVDSASLYARRSQNSAVIKKIEYYCHHPLLEDGNVIIDTPGIDAPVQRDTQIAYDKIEHSDTSAVVCVFKTAANGELTSEETQLLERIQNNSGIRDRVFYVFNYIDATWYDDQLKNCLNRHLNTQFSSSDRVYKTSGLLGFYGELIRQTHGSDRWGLDSIFAKGNLSNPEAEETPKFIVEFNNYFFTSGQLSRSSFPITPAIGYADTHQEKYLQILNAHGYNLMEQLVLDSGIDQFRDDITRYLTEDRRPQLFQALAEDLRPVCISLRSYYLQNWWDLENQPKEIDAIKDLQLRQLSQDLKTIGDEFEQYIKAHLNHTVASNENAIYERDFRNLQRKMIERLDTLIQKFSVGEAYKRAQSNHPNSAVVPLLAILAEAFYSLSDDLKATLVESCESLVANFFQQLTEQVHQADFYHHLYRLLGNDGGIDATLNQLHRKVHDAVISAAQTECGAYVRETPEFYAEGTVPHFQLRQTLREACNSADYQGMVEAEPAIRQLLKIDFEKKVKRTVLRHFRTVINLTLNDNLQVGAKHQSGAIFSQYEMARANLAKTLEQEAEEKLEDNHKLQEQIKQKIDAYNDSVIAINDCLVAMGLGRGKLPAIKDTDLDPVFNYQQPAYTEPSYNIEDEQETSSEIFDAEFTPTEKNPVMSE, from the coding sequence ATGTCTGTGAATATTCCGCAATGCCAGAATTTGGATCAGCAAGTCAATAGTGTAATTAAGCTATTGTTGCAGGAATCATCTTTGCGATCGCAGGATTTATCAGCAGTCAGAACCTCATTAGAAAAGGCAATTTCTCCGAGATTTGAGATTGTATTTGCTGGCGCTTTCAGTGCGGGAAAATCGATGCTAATTAACGCTCTGTTAGGGCGAGAATTGCTGTATAGCGCTCAGGGACACGCCACGGGTACTATTTGCTACATTGAATATGCTGCTACTCCATCGGATGAAAAGGTAGTGCTGACCTTTTTAAGTGAAGTAGAAATCCGGGAGCAAGTCCACGAACTTTGTCAAACATTGGGGTTATCAACTCCTGGGAATCTTCATGAAATAGAGGAAGCGAAAGGACTCCAGGAAGCGGCGAAAACACTCTATGAACAAGAGGGGGGGGAAAGTCGGAATCAGCGCGCCAAACGAGCGAAAGCCTTGGAACAATTGTTAGCTGGTTTTGTGGCGAATCGGGATAAAATCAACGCCCATAATAATACGATTTTATCTATGGGAGAACTCGCTGATAATGGTGTTGATTCAGCCTCCCTATATGCTCGTCGTAGTCAAAATAGTGCAGTTATTAAAAAGATAGAATATTACTGCCATCATCCCCTCTTAGAAGATGGTAATGTAATTATTGATACTCCGGGAATTGATGCACCTGTCCAACGAGATACACAGATTGCTTATGATAAAATTGAGCATTCTGATACCTCGGCGGTGGTCTGTGTATTTAAAACAGCAGCTAATGGGGAACTGACCTCAGAAGAGACTCAGTTACTAGAACGCATTCAGAATAATTCGGGGATTCGCGATCGCGTTTTTTATGTATTCAATTATATTGATGCGACTTGGTACGATGACCAGCTAAAAAACTGTTTAAACCGTCATCTAAATACTCAATTCAGTAGTAGCGATCGCGTTTATAAAACCAGTGGATTATTAGGGTTTTATGGGGAGTTAATTCGTCAGACTCATGGTAGCGATCGCTGGGGTTTAGATTCAATTTTTGCCAAGGGTAATCTCTCTAATCCAGAGGCGGAAGAGACACCAAAATTTATAGTAGAATTTAATAACTACTTCTTCACTTCTGGTCAACTTTCCCGCAGTAGCTTTCCCATTACTCCAGCCATAGGTTATGCGGACACCCATCAAGAAAAGTATCTACAAATTCTGAATGCTCACGGCTACAATTTGATGGAGCAATTAGTTCTTGATAGTGGGATTGATCAGTTTCGTGATGATATCACCCGCTATCTCACAGAAGACCGCCGACCCCAGCTTTTTCAAGCCTTAGCAGAAGACCTCCGACCTGTCTGCATTTCGTTAAGGTCTTATTATCTGCAAAACTGGTGGGATTTAGAAAATCAACCCAAAGAAATCGATGCAATTAAGGATTTACAATTACGACAACTTAGCCAAGACTTAAAAACCATTGGCGATGAATTTGAGCAGTATATTAAGGCTCATCTTAATCACACTGTAGCGAGTAACGAAAACGCTATTTATGAGCGAGATTTTCGGAACTTACAAAGAAAGATGATTGAGCGTTTAGATACACTGATTCAAAAATTCTCAGTGGGTGAAGCCTACAAACGCGCTCAAAGTAACCACCCCAATAGTGCTGTGGTTCCTCTATTAGCCATATTAGCGGAGGCTTTTTATAGCTTATCGGATGATTTAAAAGCCACCCTAGTAGAGTCCTGTGAGTCCTTGGTGGCTAACTTTTTCCAACAGTTAACTGAGCAAGTCCATCAAGCTGATTTTTACCATCATCTATATCGTCTTTTGGGTAATGATGGCGGTATTGATGCTACGTTAAATCAACTTCACCGTAAAGTTCATGATGCTGTAATTAGTGCGGCTCAGACCGAATGCGGTGCTTATGTACGGGAAACCCCAGAGTTTTATGCAGAGGGAACAGTTCCCCATTTCCAACTGCGTCAAACGTTACGGGAAGCCTGTAATAGTGCTGATTATCAAGGGATGGTTGAAGCGGAACCAGCTATTCGTCAACTGCTGAAAATTGACTTTGAGAAAAAGGTTAAAAGAACAGTTCTCCGCCATTTTCGGACTGTGATTAATCTGACTCTCAATGATAATTTGCAGGTGGGTGCTAAACATCAATCTGGGGCGATTTTTTCTCAATACGAGATGGCACGAGCTAATTTAGCTAAAACCTTGGAACAGGAAGCGGAAGAAAAGCTGGAAGATAATCATAAATTACAAGAACAAATTAAGCAGAAAATTGATGCTTATAATGACTCAGTAATAGCGATTAATGATTGTTTAGTGGCTATGGGTTTAGGACGAGGTAAATTACCAGCTATTAAGGATACAGACCTTGATCCGGTTTTCAATTACCAACAACCAGCTTATACAGAACCATCATATAATATTGAGGATGAGCAGGAGACTTCCTCAGAAATATTTGATGCTGAGTTTACACCAACAGAGAAAAATCCGGTGATGAGCGAGTAA
- a CDS encoding HNH endonuclease, with the protein MSKTPRIPFPPAVRKYVYERDNFTCQSCGKTNKEARLTIDHIIALARGGSNDLSNLQTLCWECNRKKLHYHDRRFRRRFT; encoded by the coding sequence ATGAGTAAAACACCCCGCATTCCTTTCCCTCCGGCTGTTCGTAAATATGTTTATGAACGAGATAATTTTACTTGTCAAAGTTGCGGAAAAACCAATAAAGAGGCGCGGCTAACGATTGACCATATTATTGCATTGGCTAGGGGGGGAAGTAATGACCTGAGTAATTTACAGACCCTCTGCTGGGAGTGTAATCGGAAAAAACTCCATTATCACGATCGCCGTTTTCGTCGTCGTTTCACTTAA
- a CDS encoding cobalamin biosynthesis protein — protein sequence MTNLWLKISSSQKVLWVGIGCQRHTPRLVIETAIKQVFQEHQLAEDAIIGIATIEGKADEGGLVELCSDRHWILQTFSPQQLQGVKVPNPSMVVQQKITTPSVAEAAALEAAGVSTLLVPKCIYRGENLTPEGAKISQAVTIAIATITLIESRGKIGNRTC from the coding sequence ATGACAAACCTGTGGCTAAAAATATCATCGTCTCAGAAGGTTTTGTGGGTCGGTATAGGTTGTCAACGTCACACCCCCAGACTCGTGATAGAAACCGCTATTAAACAGGTATTTCAGGAACATCAATTAGCGGAAGATGCTATCATTGGGATTGCTACCATAGAGGGAAAGGCTGATGAAGGAGGGTTAGTAGAATTATGTAGCGATCGCCACTGGATTTTACAGACATTTTCACCCCAACAATTGCAGGGTGTCAAGGTTCCCAATCCTTCCATGGTGGTACAGCAAAAAATCACCACCCCCAGCGTCGCGGAAGCCGCAGCATTAGAGGCGGCGGGAGTCTCAACCCTACTGGTTCCTAAATGTATCTACAGAGGCGAAAATCTCACGCCAGAAGGGGCAAAAATCAGCCAAGCGGTGACTATAGCGATCGCCACAATTACATTGATTGAGAGTCGTGGAAAGATAGGGAATAGGACTTGCTAA
- a CDS encoding cysteine synthase A, producing MDIKRGFVEAVGNTPLIRLNSFSDETGCEILGKAEFLNPGGSVKDRAALYIIEDAEKKGLLKPGGTVVEGTAGNTGIGLAHICNAKGYKCVIVIPETQSVEKMEALRTLGAEVRAVPAVPYKDPNNYVKLSGRLAAEMDNAIWANQFDNLANREAHYQTTGPEIWSQTDGKIDAWVAATGTGGTFAGVSLFLKEKNPNIKTVVADPMGSGLYSYVKTGEIQPQGNSITEGIGNSRITANMQDVPIDDAIQVDDQEAVRVVYQLLEKDGLFMGGSVGINVGAAIALAKQMGPGHTIVTVLCDGGGRYQSKLYNKQWLAERGLLPVS from the coding sequence ATGGATATTAAACGTGGCTTTGTAGAAGCTGTGGGAAACACTCCCTTAATCAGATTAAATAGTTTTAGTGATGAGACAGGTTGTGAAATTTTAGGAAAAGCAGAATTTTTAAATCCTGGCGGTTCTGTTAAAGATAGGGCGGCTTTATATATTATCGAAGATGCCGAAAAAAAAGGTTTGCTAAAACCCGGTGGCACAGTGGTAGAAGGTACCGCCGGAAATACAGGTATTGGTCTAGCCCATATTTGTAATGCTAAGGGCTATAAATGCGTCATTGTCATACCTGAAACTCAATCTGTGGAAAAAATGGAAGCCTTGAGAACTTTGGGCGCTGAAGTGCGTGCAGTTCCCGCTGTTCCCTATAAAGACCCTAATAATTATGTGAAATTATCGGGACGTTTGGCGGCGGAAATGGATAATGCAATTTGGGCGAATCAGTTTGATAATTTAGCGAACCGGGAAGCGCATTATCAAACCACTGGACCGGAAATTTGGTCTCAAACTGACGGTAAAATTGATGCTTGGGTGGCGGCTACAGGTACGGGGGGAACCTTTGCGGGGGTGTCTCTGTTTTTGAAGGAAAAAAACCCGAATATTAAAACTGTGGTGGCTGACCCGATGGGTAGTGGTTTATACAGTTATGTGAAAACTGGTGAAATTCAACCCCAGGGAAACTCAATTACTGAGGGAATTGGTAATAGTAGGATTACTGCTAATATGCAGGATGTTCCTATTGATGATGCTATACAAGTTGATGACCAGGAGGCGGTGCGCGTGGTTTATCAGCTCTTAGAAAAAGATGGGTTATTTATGGGAGGGTCTGTTGGTATTAATGTCGGTGCGGCGATCGCATTAGCTAAACAAATGGGACCCGGACATACCATTGTTACTGTGTTATGTGATGGCGGCGGACGTTATCAATCTAAACTCTACAATAAACAATGGTTGGCTGAACGGGGACTATTACCAGTCAGTTAA
- a CDS encoding peroxiredoxin — protein MTLRLGDTVPNFTQASSEGDINFYDWAGDSWVVLFSHPADYTPVCTTELGTVAKLKPEFDKRNVKVIALSVDDADSHKGWIGDINETQQTNINYPILADSDRQVSDLYDMIHPNANASLTVRTVFVIDSNKKLRLTLTYPPSTGRNFSEILRVIDSLQLTDNYSVATPADWQDGEDCVIVPSLKDPEELQQKFPKGYKEIKPYLRMTPQPNK, from the coding sequence ATGACTTTGCGATTAGGTGATACCGTCCCTAACTTTACCCAAGCCTCTTCAGAAGGGGATATTAACTTCTATGATTGGGCTGGGGATAGCTGGGTTGTCCTGTTCTCTCATCCAGCAGACTATACCCCTGTTTGTACCACAGAATTAGGCACTGTTGCTAAACTCAAACCAGAGTTTGATAAACGCAATGTTAAAGTAATCGCCCTCAGTGTGGATGATGCGGACTCCCATAAAGGTTGGATTGGTGATATCAACGAGACTCAGCAAACTAATATTAACTACCCGATTTTAGCTGATAGCGATCGCCAAGTATCGGATCTTTACGATATGATTCACCCCAACGCTAACGCATCTTTAACCGTTCGTACTGTTTTCGTCATTGACTCTAACAAAAAGTTACGCCTGACCCTAACTTATCCCCCTAGTACCGGACGTAATTTTAGCGAAATTTTGCGGGTGATTGACTCCTTACAACTCACCGACAACTACAGTGTGGCTACCCCTGCTGATTGGCAAGATGGGGAAGATTGTGTGATTGTGCCTTCCCTCAAAGATCCGGAAGAACTCCAACAGAAATTTCCCAAAGGTTACAAGGAAATTAAGCCCTATTTACGCATGACTCCTCAACCAAATAAGTAG
- a CDS encoding 4-hydroxy-3-methylbut-2-enyl diphosphate reductase — translation MDTKAFRRSLQQSDTYHRKGFGHQEEVAGVMDSAYQSSLIQQIRQNNYILTQGNVTIRLAEAFGFCWGVERAVAMAYETRQHFPTERIWITNEIIHNPSVNQHLRDMNVEFIPVNDSHKDFSVVGSGDVVILPAFGASVQEMQILNDKGCKIIDTTCPWVSKVWNTVEKHKKKQYTSIIHGKYKHEETVATSSFADKYLVLLNLEEAEYVADYILNGGNREEFLAKFANAYSANFDPDRDLESVGIANQTTMLKSETEQIGKLFERTMMQKYGPANLNEHFQSFNTICDATQERQDAMIGLLEEKLDLMVVIGGFNSSNTTHLQEMAIERGIPSYHIDSSDRILEGNQIQHKPLNKDLEMATKWLPEGEIIVGVTSGASTPDRVVEEAIQKIFAQKALAVAV, via the coding sequence ATGGATACAAAAGCATTTAGACGTTCACTCCAACAGTCAGACACCTACCACCGCAAAGGCTTCGGTCATCAGGAAGAGGTGGCGGGTGTCATGGACAGCGCCTACCAAAGTAGCTTAATTCAACAAATTAGACAAAATAACTATATCCTGACCCAAGGTAATGTGACCATCCGGTTAGCAGAGGCTTTCGGCTTCTGCTGGGGGGTAGAAAGGGCTGTGGCTATGGCTTACGAGACTCGCCAACACTTCCCGACTGAAAGAATATGGATCACTAATGAAATTATCCATAATCCTTCAGTTAATCAACATTTGCGGGATATGAATGTTGAGTTTATCCCGGTCAATGACTCCCACAAAGATTTTTCGGTGGTGGGTAGTGGTGATGTGGTTATCCTTCCTGCTTTTGGGGCGAGTGTTCAGGAAATGCAAATCCTGAATGATAAGGGGTGTAAAATTATTGATACTACCTGTCCCTGGGTTTCTAAGGTTTGGAATACGGTAGAAAAGCATAAGAAAAAACAGTACACCTCGATTATTCACGGTAAATATAAGCATGAAGAAACTGTGGCTACCAGTTCTTTTGCTGATAAGTATTTGGTGCTGTTGAATTTAGAAGAAGCAGAATATGTGGCTGATTATATCCTTAATGGTGGGAACCGTGAGGAGTTTTTGGCTAAGTTCGCTAATGCTTATTCGGCTAATTTTGACCCGGATCGGGATTTGGAATCTGTCGGTATCGCTAACCAAACTACTATGTTAAAAAGCGAAACTGAACAAATTGGGAAGCTGTTTGAACGCACGATGATGCAAAAATACGGCCCGGCAAATCTCAATGAACATTTCCAAAGTTTCAATACTATCTGTGATGCTACCCAGGAACGTCAAGATGCGATGATTGGGTTATTAGAAGAAAAGCTGGATTTAATGGTAGTGATTGGCGGTTTTAACTCTTCTAATACGACTCACTTGCAAGAGATGGCGATTGAACGGGGTATCCCTTCTTATCATATCGATAGCAGCGATCGCATTCTTGAGGGAAATCAAATTCAACATAAACCCCTTAATAAAGACTTGGAAATGGCGACAAAATGGCTCCCAGAAGGAGAAATTATTGTCGGTGTAACCTCTGGTGCATCCACCCCTGACCGGGTAGTGGAAGAGGCGATTCAAAAAATCTTCGCTCAGAAAGCCTTAGCGGTGGCAGTGTAG